In one Janibacter cremeus genomic region, the following are encoded:
- a CDS encoding HIT family protein, with the protein MGDRNEFPVEDERSFAGVPDGFDRLWTPHRMAYVTGERPSEEAGDGCPFCVAPDKEDAEGLVVHRGETGFVVMNLFPYNAGHVLVCPYRHVSLYVDLTDEETAEFTAMTKTVIRTLQETSQPHGFNIGMNQGAVAGAGVAAHLHQHVIPRWGGDMNFLPIIAQTKALPILLEDARAALAAAWPSD; encoded by the coding sequence ATGGGTGACCGCAACGAGTTCCCCGTCGAGGACGAGCGCTCCTTCGCCGGTGTGCCCGACGGCTTCGACCGTCTCTGGACGCCGCACCGGATGGCCTATGTCACCGGCGAGCGGCCGAGCGAGGAGGCCGGTGACGGCTGTCCCTTCTGCGTGGCCCCCGACAAGGAGGACGCGGAGGGGCTCGTCGTCCACCGCGGGGAGACCGGCTTCGTCGTGATGAACCTCTTCCCGTACAACGCCGGGCACGTCCTGGTGTGCCCCTACCGGCACGTCTCGCTGTACGTCGACCTCACCGACGAGGAGACGGCCGAGTTCACGGCGATGACCAAGACCGTCATCCGCACGCTGCAGGAGACCTCGCAGCCGCACGGTTTCAACATCGGGATGAACCAGGGCGCGGTCGCGGGCGCGGGGGTCGCCGCCCACCTGCACCAGCACGTCATCCCGCGCTGGGGCGGTGACATGAACTTCCTGCCGATCATCGCCCAGACCAAGGCACTGCCCATCCTCCTGGAGGATGCCCGAGCCGCCCTCGCCGCGGCCTGGCCGAGCGACTGA
- the pgsA gene encoding phosphatidylinositol phosphate synthase has product MLNRYARATATRILTPVARLLLRLGISPDIVTIIGTLGVCLGALVFFPRGELLVGVLVITAFVFSDTVDGIMARQLGRSGTWGAFLDSTLDRMGDAAIFAGLAIWFFQGGDDRVMAWLALACLVLGSLVSYARARAEGLGMRADVGIAERADRLVTALVTTGLVGLGLPEVVLKVVLALLAVASLVTVIQRVLVVRRQAGAGSAAASP; this is encoded by the coding sequence ATGCTCAATCGATACGCGCGCGCGACCGCCACCCGGATCCTGACGCCAGTGGCGAGATTGCTGCTCCGTCTGGGCATCAGTCCCGACATCGTGACGATCATCGGCACCCTCGGGGTCTGCCTCGGCGCGCTGGTCTTCTTCCCGCGGGGCGAGCTGCTCGTCGGGGTCCTCGTGATCACCGCCTTCGTCTTCTCCGACACGGTCGACGGCATCATGGCCCGCCAGCTCGGTCGCTCCGGCACCTGGGGAGCCTTCCTCGACTCGACACTCGACCGGATGGGTGACGCCGCGATCTTCGCCGGTCTGGCGATCTGGTTCTTCCAGGGCGGCGACGACCGCGTGATGGCCTGGCTCGCGCTGGCCTGCCTCGTCCTGGGCAGCCTCGTCTCCTACGCCCGGGCACGCGCGGAGGGCCTGGGCATGCGCGCCGACGTCGGCATCGCCGAGCGGGCCGACCGTCTCGTGACCGCCCTCGTGACGACCGGCCTCGTCGGCCTGGGCCTGCCCGAGGTCGTTCTCAAGGTGGTCCTGGCACTGCTCGCCGTCGCCAGCCTCGTCACCGTCATCCAGCGGGTCCTCGTCGTGCGCCGGCAGGCAGGCGCAGGCTCCGCCGCCGCATCGCCGTGA
- a CDS encoding phosphatidylinositol mannoside acyltransferase yields MSRFRQRLTVIAFLLGWRVLRLLPAPLAYRLFDVAADRATSADGPPVQRLRANYARVRPDLGEDELQKITAKGVRAALRYYVEAFRLPALRGEDVDRLVRWEGAMPQLKAELVAGRPVLCFLGHTGNWDLAGVWCARHLGPVVTVAERLEPEEMFHAFLDYREGLGMRILPAQKGTFDVLRAQLDSGEPVVMPLLADRDLSDTGVEVRLCGHPARMAAGPAALAVGSGYRLYPVTLRHERVGREWGMVITIHDAVDVPPAGTPRAVQRVTQSCADALGAAVAEHPQDWHMMQRVFVEDLDGRADDRRRAA; encoded by the coding sequence GTGAGCCGGTTCCGGCAGCGGCTGACCGTCATCGCCTTCCTCCTGGGGTGGCGGGTGCTCCGCCTCCTCCCGGCCCCGCTGGCCTACCGGCTCTTCGACGTCGCCGCGGACCGTGCCACCTCCGCCGACGGTCCGCCCGTGCAGCGGCTCCGCGCCAACTACGCCCGGGTGCGTCCCGACCTGGGCGAGGACGAGCTGCAGAAGATCACGGCGAAGGGGGTCCGCGCCGCCCTGCGCTACTACGTCGAGGCCTTCCGCCTCCCGGCGCTCCGTGGGGAGGACGTCGACCGCCTCGTGCGGTGGGAGGGTGCGATGCCGCAGCTGAAGGCCGAGCTGGTCGCCGGGCGTCCGGTGCTGTGCTTCCTCGGGCACACCGGCAACTGGGACCTCGCCGGGGTCTGGTGCGCCCGCCACCTGGGGCCGGTGGTCACGGTCGCCGAGCGCCTCGAGCCGGAGGAGATGTTCCACGCCTTCCTCGACTACCGCGAGGGACTGGGCATGCGGATCCTGCCGGCGCAGAAGGGCACCTTCGACGTCCTCCGCGCCCAGCTCGACAGCGGCGAGCCGGTCGTCATGCCCCTGCTCGCGGACCGGGACCTGTCGGACACGGGGGTCGAGGTCCGGCTGTGCGGCCACCCCGCCCGGATGGCCGCCGGACCCGCCGCCCTCGCGGTCGGGAGCGGGTACCGGCTCTACCCGGTCACCCTGCGGCACGAGCGTGTCGGCCGTGAGTGGGGGATGGTCATCACGATCCACGACGCCGTCGACGTGCCGCCGGCCGGGACACCCCGAGCGGTGCAGCGGGTCACCCAGTCCTGCGCCGACGCCCTCGGTGCGGCCGTCGCGGAGCACCCCCAGGACTGGCACATGATGCAGCGGGTCTTCGTCGAGGACCTCGACGGCCGTGCCGACGACCGCCGGAGGGCCGCATGA
- a CDS encoding glycosyltransferase family 4 protein: MRIGLVSPYSFDVPGGVQFHIRDLAEYLRREGHHASVLAPAEVGTQLPEYVVPAGRAVPIRYNGSTARLLFGPVAAAKVGRWLDEGDFDVLHLHEPLAPSLSMLALWAAEVPVVATFHTSNVRSRVMQAASPLLRPSLEKIHGRIAVSEDARRTVTTHIGGDAVVIPNGVDTSVFAHAGTRAQWGGRPGEPTLVFLGRLDEPRKGLPVLAEAMPRILDAIPGARLLVIGPGSGQAARARLPERVVEATEFLGVLSDEDKASALASADLYIAPHTGGESFGIVLVEAMAAGTPVLASDLAAFRRVLEGGRTGMAGATFTTGRADDLAEMAVELLSDGDRRRVLSDLGRERAATFDWEVVAEEILAVYETVLDATAVRPEVTRLRPGRSRAGGAG, from the coding sequence ATGAGGATCGGACTCGTCAGCCCCTACTCCTTCGACGTGCCCGGGGGGGTGCAGTTCCACATCCGCGACTTGGCCGAGTACCTCCGGCGGGAGGGGCACCACGCCTCCGTGCTGGCGCCCGCGGAGGTGGGCACGCAGCTGCCCGAGTACGTCGTGCCGGCCGGGCGGGCGGTGCCCATCCGCTACAACGGCTCGACGGCGCGGCTGCTCTTCGGCCCGGTCGCCGCGGCGAAGGTGGGGCGCTGGCTCGACGAGGGCGACTTCGACGTGCTGCACCTCCACGAGCCCCTCGCCCCCAGCCTGTCGATGCTCGCCCTCTGGGCCGCGGAGGTGCCCGTCGTCGCCACCTTCCACACCTCCAACGTCCGCTCACGCGTCATGCAGGCGGCCTCCCCGCTCCTGCGCCCCTCGCTGGAGAAGATCCACGGTCGCATCGCCGTGTCCGAGGACGCCCGCCGGACCGTGACCACGCACATCGGCGGGGACGCCGTCGTCATCCCCAACGGCGTCGACACATCCGTCTTCGCGCACGCCGGGACGAGGGCGCAGTGGGGCGGCCGACCGGGGGAGCCCACCCTCGTCTTCCTCGGTCGACTCGACGAGCCCCGCAAGGGCCTACCCGTCCTCGCCGAGGCGATGCCCCGGATCCTCGACGCGATCCCGGGGGCGCGACTGCTCGTCATCGGCCCGGGCAGCGGCCAGGCCGCCCGGGCACGACTGCCGGAGAGGGTCGTCGAGGCGACCGAGTTCCTCGGCGTCCTCTCCGACGAGGACAAGGCGAGCGCACTGGCGTCGGCCGACCTGTACATCGCTCCGCACACCGGTGGCGAGAGCTTCGGCATCGTGCTCGTCGAGGCGATGGCCGCGGGTACCCCGGTGCTCGCGAGCGACCTCGCGGCCTTCCGACGGGTGCTCGAGGGAGGTCGCACCGGCATGGCCGGTGCGACCTTCACGACCGGCCGCGCTGACGACCTCGCGGAGATGGCCGTGGAGCTGCTGTCCGACGGTGACCGTCGGCGGGTACTCAGCGACCTCGGGCGGGAGCGGGCTGCGACCTTCGACTGGGAGGTCGTCGCCGAGGAGATCCTGGCGGTGTACGAGACCGTGCTGGACGCCACGGCCGTCCGTCCCGAGGTCACCCGGCTGCGGCCCGGCCGCAGCCGGGCGGGAGGCGCCGGATGA
- a CDS encoding aminotransferase class I/II-fold pyridoxal phosphate-dependent enzyme yields MGTEAGTLITGGTAAEIADSVRALVERGHLSPGEVLPPVRSLAEHLGVNRNTAVAAYRTLARSGVVVSQGRAGTRVAQRSQVPQEGFAAAGSLRDVGTGNPDPDLIPDLGPALATAAGRGHVLYGEPTIDRDLKAWAREWIAPDVPANPRDLHLTLTSGAVDAVERLLAQALLRDDTVALEDPCFLASIHLAQLGGYRAVPVPVDAEGMTVDGLRTALDQGARAVVSTPRAQNPTGASLSARRAAALREVLAPHPYVLVIQDDYFSYLSRRPFHSIVGPDHQRWALVRSVSKFAGPDMCLAVTACDAETAARLELRLSPGTTWVSHLLQRVTHSVMTDESALSLIERAGAHYAERNASFADLLTQRGLPVEAGDGMSLWVPLPVPARDVAERLTRRGWLVRTGDEFRLEQSEEPSHHLRLTVHDLAEREAAALASDLTEAVDEAR; encoded by the coding sequence GTGGGTACTGAGGCAGGGACGCTGATCACCGGGGGCACGGCCGCAGAGATCGCCGACAGCGTGCGGGCCCTGGTCGAGCGCGGTCACCTCTCCCCCGGCGAGGTGCTGCCGCCGGTGCGCTCCCTGGCCGAGCATCTGGGGGTCAACCGCAACACCGCGGTGGCGGCCTACCGGACGCTGGCCCGGTCCGGGGTCGTCGTGTCCCAGGGTCGCGCCGGCACGCGTGTCGCCCAGCGCTCGCAGGTCCCCCAGGAGGGCTTCGCCGCGGCCGGATCGCTGCGCGATGTCGGCACCGGCAACCCCGACCCCGACCTGATCCCCGACCTGGGACCGGCGCTCGCGACGGCAGCGGGACGGGGGCACGTGCTCTACGGCGAGCCCACCATCGACCGCGACCTCAAGGCCTGGGCACGGGAGTGGATCGCGCCCGACGTGCCGGCGAACCCCCGGGACCTGCACCTGACCCTCACCAGTGGCGCCGTCGACGCCGTGGAACGACTGCTGGCCCAGGCACTCCTGCGCGATGACACCGTGGCCCTCGAGGATCCGTGCTTCCTGGCGAGCATCCACCTCGCCCAGCTCGGGGGCTACCGGGCCGTGCCCGTACCCGTCGACGCCGAGGGCATGACCGTCGACGGTCTCCGCACGGCCCTCGACCAGGGCGCCCGGGCCGTCGTGAGCACCCCCCGCGCCCAGAACCCCACCGGCGCGTCGCTGAGCGCACGGCGCGCGGCAGCGCTGCGGGAGGTCCTGGCGCCGCACCCCTACGTGCTCGTCATCCAGGACGACTACTTCTCCTACCTCTCCCGCCGGCCCTTCCACTCGATCGTCGGCCCCGACCACCAGCGCTGGGCACTCGTGCGCTCGGTCTCGAAATTCGCCGGGCCGGACATGTGCCTCGCCGTGACGGCCTGCGACGCGGAGACGGCAGCACGCCTGGAGCTGCGGCTCAGCCCGGGCACCACGTGGGTCAGCCACCTGCTGCAGCGGGTCACGCACTCGGTCATGACCGACGAGTCCGCCCTGTCGCTCATCGAGCGGGCCGGCGCGCACTACGCCGAGCGCAACGCCTCCTTCGCCGACCTGCTCACGCAACGAGGCCTGCCGGTGGAGGCGGGCGACGGGATGAGCCTGTGGGTCCCCCTTCCCGTGCCGGCGCGGGACGTGGCCGAGCGGCTGACCCGCCGTGGCTGGCTCGTGCGCACCGGCGACGAGTTCCGCCTGGAGCAGAGCGAGGAGCCCTCCCACCACCTGCGGCTGACCGTGCACGACCTCGCCGAGCGCGAGGCGGCCGCACTGGCGAGCGACCTCACGGAGGCGGTGGACGAGGCGCGCTGA
- the pdxS gene encoding pyridoxal 5'-phosphate synthase lyase subunit PdxS, whose translation MSSDTTTGTARVKRGMAEMLKGGVIMDVVTPEQAKIAEDAGAVAVMALERVPADIRAQGGVSRMSDPDMIDGIIEAVSIPVMAKARIGHFVEAQVLQSLGVDYIDESEVLTPADYANHIDKWNFTVPFVCGATNLGEALRRITEGAAMIRSKGEAGTGDVSNATTHMRSIRAEIRRLQTLAEDELYVAAKELQAPFDLVKEVATRGALPVVLFTAGGIATPADAAMMMQLGAEGVFVGSGIFKAGNPAERAAAIVRATTFHDDPDMLAKVSRGLGEAMVGINVDDLPQPHRLAERGW comes from the coding sequence ATGAGCAGTGACACCACCACCGGGACCGCCCGCGTCAAGCGCGGCATGGCCGAGATGCTCAAGGGCGGCGTGATCATGGACGTGGTCACGCCCGAGCAGGCGAAGATCGCCGAGGACGCCGGCGCGGTCGCGGTCATGGCGCTCGAGCGGGTGCCTGCCGATATCCGTGCTCAGGGCGGCGTCTCGCGGATGAGTGACCCGGACATGATCGACGGCATCATCGAGGCCGTCTCGATCCCCGTCATGGCCAAGGCCCGCATCGGCCACTTCGTCGAGGCGCAGGTGCTGCAGTCGCTGGGTGTCGACTACATCGACGAGTCGGAGGTCCTCACGCCGGCCGACTACGCCAACCACATCGACAAGTGGAACTTCACCGTCCCCTTCGTCTGCGGAGCGACCAACCTCGGTGAGGCCCTGCGGCGCATCACGGAGGGTGCGGCGATGATCCGCTCGAAGGGGGAGGCCGGCACCGGTGACGTCTCCAACGCCACGACCCACATGCGCTCGATCCGTGCCGAGATCCGACGCCTGCAGACCCTCGCCGAGGACGAGCTCTACGTGGCCGCGAAGGAGCTGCAGGCCCCCTTCGACCTGGTCAAGGAGGTCGCGACGCGGGGCGCGCTGCCCGTCGTGCTCTTCACCGCCGGTGGCATCGCCACGCCGGCCGACGCCGCGATGATGATGCAGCTCGGTGCGGAGGGGGTCTTCGTCGGCTCGGGCATCTTCAAGGCCGGGAACCCGGCCGAGCGGGCCGCGGCGATCGTCCGGGCCACGACCTTCCACGACGACCCGGACATGCTCGCCAAGGTCTCCCGCGGCCTGGGGGAGGCCATGGTCGGCATCAACGTCGACGACCTCCCCCAGCCGCACCGGCTGGCCGAGCGGGGTTGGTGA
- a CDS encoding YihY/virulence factor BrkB family protein has translation MRDDAREVPPEDSRKPDGPGDIEKPTLRYVVRKTVREFLEDGCTDLAAALTYYAVLAVFPAFIALMSLIGLLGQGPRTVETILRIVRQTAGSSVADTLEPILTSLSQTPGAGLALVLGLAGALWSASGYVNAFSRAMNRVYEITEGRPIWKLRPVMILITLVLIVLIALVLIALVVSGPVATSIGSALGLGSVVVTVWQIAKWPVLLAVVVLIVALLYYTTPNVKPPKFRWMSPGALLAILAWILASIGFGFYVANFSSYNATYGSVAGVIVFLLWLWITNVALLFGAEFDAELERGRQLQAGMPAEEEIQLPPRDTTGIEKAEAKHAEDVERGARLRRGHRNR, from the coding sequence GTGCGAGACGACGCACGGGAGGTCCCCCCGGAGGATTCGCGCAAGCCCGATGGGCCCGGCGACATCGAGAAGCCGACGCTGCGCTACGTCGTCCGCAAGACGGTGCGCGAGTTCCTGGAGGACGGCTGCACCGACCTCGCTGCCGCGCTGACCTACTACGCCGTGCTGGCTGTGTTCCCGGCGTTCATCGCCCTGATGTCGCTCATCGGCCTCCTGGGTCAGGGACCGAGGACCGTCGAGACCATCCTGCGCATCGTGCGGCAGACGGCCGGGTCGTCGGTGGCGGACACGCTCGAGCCGATCCTCACGTCGTTGTCCCAGACGCCCGGGGCGGGGCTGGCCCTCGTCCTGGGTCTCGCCGGCGCCCTGTGGTCGGCCTCCGGGTACGTCAACGCCTTCTCCCGGGCGATGAACCGGGTGTACGAGATCACCGAGGGGCGGCCGATCTGGAAGTTGCGACCGGTGATGATCCTGATCACCCTCGTGCTGATCGTGCTCATCGCACTCGTCCTCATCGCCCTCGTGGTCTCCGGACCGGTGGCGACGTCGATCGGCTCGGCACTGGGCCTGGGGTCCGTTGTGGTCACGGTGTGGCAGATCGCCAAGTGGCCGGTCCTGCTGGCCGTGGTGGTCCTGATCGTCGCTCTGCTGTACTACACGACACCGAACGTGAAGCCGCCCAAGTTCCGCTGGATGAGTCCCGGCGCGTTGCTGGCGATCCTCGCGTGGATCCTCGCCTCGATCGGCTTCGGCTTCTACGTGGCCAACTTCTCGTCCTACAACGCCACGTACGGATCCGTGGCCGGTGTGATCGTCTTCCTCCTGTGGCTGTGGATCACCAATGTGGCCCTGCTCTTCGGGGCGGAGTTCGATGCCGAGCTCGAGCGTGGCCGTCAGCTGCAGGCCGGGATGCCGGCCGAGGAGGAGATCCAGCTGCCGCCCAGGGACACCACCGGGATCGAGAAGGCGGAGGCCAAGCACGCCGAGGACGTCGAGCGGGGCGCCCGGCTGCGGCGGGGCCACAGGAACCGCTGA
- a CDS encoding YtxH domain-containing protein, with protein MGKITLLVGAGIGYVLGTRAGRQQYDKMVAEARKVWRDPRVQDKAARAQHAADDAAHRAQDKVSSTVEERLGKGSDGTGPSSTTTPGSPPATAGPGA; from the coding sequence ATGGGAAAGATCACGCTGTTGGTCGGCGCTGGGATCGGCTACGTGCTCGGCACGAGGGCCGGTCGTCAGCAGTACGACAAGATGGTCGCCGAGGCGCGCAAGGTCTGGCGCGACCCACGCGTGCAGGACAAGGCCGCCCGCGCCCAGCACGCCGCCGACGATGCGGCCCACCGGGCCCAGGACAAGGTCTCCTCCACGGTGGAGGAGCGTCTCGGGAAGGGGTCTGACGGCACCGGCCCCTCCTCCACCACCACCCCGGGATCACCGCCCGCGACGGCCGGTCCCGGTGCCTGA
- the pdxT gene encoding pyridoxal 5'-phosphate synthase glutaminase subunit PdxT yields the protein MPPRQDRLVIGVLAVQGDVREHRAALESSGVTTTAVRRPRELAEVDGLVIPGGESTTIDKLSRIFGLRDPLRSRIADGMPVYGSCAGMILLADRVLDGRPGQQTLGGLDVTVRRNAFGRQVDSHECDLEVRGVAGGPVRAVFIRAPWVEEWGGGVEVLAAVEAKGGTRPVVVRQGNLLATSFHPEVTGDHRLHARFVEMVRAAR from the coding sequence GTGCCCCCTCGTCAGGACCGACTCGTGATCGGTGTGCTCGCCGTCCAGGGCGACGTCCGTGAGCACCGCGCGGCCCTCGAGTCCTCGGGAGTGACCACCACGGCCGTGCGCCGCCCCCGCGAGCTCGCCGAGGTCGACGGCCTCGTGATCCCCGGTGGTGAGTCCACGACGATCGACAAGCTGAGCCGGATCTTCGGGCTGCGTGACCCCCTTCGCTCCCGGATCGCCGACGGGATGCCGGTCTACGGCAGCTGCGCCGGGATGATCCTGCTCGCCGACCGCGTCCTCGACGGCCGCCCGGGCCAGCAGACCCTCGGGGGTCTGGACGTCACCGTGCGGCGCAATGCCTTCGGCCGCCAGGTCGACTCCCACGAGTGCGACCTCGAGGTGCGCGGGGTGGCCGGCGGTCCGGTGCGCGCGGTCTTCATCCGCGCCCCGTGGGTCGAGGAGTGGGGTGGCGGGGTCGAGGTGCTCGCCGCGGTGGAGGCGAAGGGAGGAACCCGGCCCGTCGTCGTGCGGCAGGGGAACCTGTTGGCGACGAGCTTCCACCCGGAGGTCACCGGCGACCACCGGCTCCACGCCCGGTTCGTCGAGATGGTCCGCGCCGCGCGCTGA
- a CDS encoding YebC/PmpR family DNA-binding transcriptional regulator → MSGHSKWATTKHKKAAIDAKRGKLFAKLIKYIEVAARTGGGDPAGNPTLYDAIQKAKKNSVPNDNIDRAVKRGSGAEAGGSNWEAITYEGYAPGGVAVLIECLTDNKNRAATEVRTALSRNGGNLADPNSVAYLFNRRGVVMVPKAERSDEELLEIVLEAGAEEINDYGDSWQIVSEATNFVDVRTALQEADVDYDSAEAVFLPSIEVPLDLEGAKKMIRVVEALEDSDDVQNVYTNGDVPDEVLAQLDSQE, encoded by the coding sequence GTGTCCGGCCACTCCAAGTGGGCAACCACGAAGCACAAGAAGGCGGCGATCGACGCCAAGCGCGGCAAGCTCTTCGCCAAGCTGATCAAGTACATCGAGGTGGCCGCCCGCACGGGCGGCGGTGACCCGGCAGGCAACCCGACGCTCTACGACGCCATCCAGAAGGCGAAGAAGAACTCCGTCCCCAACGACAACATCGACCGGGCGGTCAAGCGCGGCTCCGGGGCCGAGGCCGGTGGCTCCAACTGGGAGGCCATCACCTACGAGGGCTACGCGCCAGGTGGCGTCGCCGTCCTCATCGAGTGCCTCACCGACAACAAGAACCGCGCCGCGACGGAGGTGCGCACCGCCCTCTCGCGCAACGGGGGAAACCTCGCCGACCCGAACTCCGTCGCCTACCTCTTCAACCGCCGGGGCGTCGTGATGGTGCCCAAGGCGGAGAGGTCCGACGAGGAGCTGCTCGAGATCGTCCTCGAGGCCGGCGCCGAGGAGATCAACGACTACGGGGACTCGTGGCAGATCGTCTCCGAGGCGACGAACTTCGTCGACGTGCGCACCGCGCTGCAGGAGGCCGACGTCGACTACGACTCCGCCGAGGCCGTCTTCCTCCCCAGCATCGAGGTCCCCCTCGACCTGGAGGGCGCCAAGAAGATGATCCGGGTCGTCGAGGCGCTCGAGGACAGCGACGATGTGCAGAACGTCTACACCAACGGCGACGTCCCGGACGAGGTGCTCGCCCAGCTCGACTCCCAGGAGTGA
- the ruvC gene encoding crossover junction endodeoxyribonuclease RuvC yields MRVLGVDPGLTRCGLGVVDGQARDLRMVAVGVVRTSAQRSAGDRLAYIQDQLDAWLDRFDPEAIALERVYAADHVPTVMTTAQVSGLVLLAGARRGLPVVLHTPTEVKAAVTGSGRADKAQVTTMVTRILTLDEAPRPADAADALALAICHQWRGSGQARRELAAAGERARQRAVAAR; encoded by the coding sequence GTGCGCGTGCTCGGCGTGGACCCGGGGCTGACCCGGTGCGGCCTCGGCGTCGTCGACGGCCAGGCCCGTGACCTGCGCATGGTGGCCGTCGGTGTGGTGCGCACGAGCGCGCAGCGCTCGGCCGGCGACCGGCTGGCCTACATCCAGGACCAGCTCGACGCCTGGCTGGACCGCTTCGACCCCGAGGCGATCGCCCTCGAGCGGGTGTACGCGGCCGACCACGTGCCGACCGTCATGACCACCGCGCAGGTCAGCGGCCTCGTCCTGCTCGCCGGGGCCCGCCGCGGTCTGCCCGTCGTCCTCCACACGCCCACCGAGGTCAAGGCCGCGGTCACCGGGTCCGGTCGGGCCGACAAGGCGCAGGTGACCACGATGGTCACGCGCATCCTCACCCTCGACGAGGCACCCCGGCCGGCGGACGCGGCCGATGCGCTCGCCCTCGCGATCTGCCACCAGTGGCGGGGGAGCGGTCAGGCCCGGCGGGAGCTGGCCGCGGCCGGCGAGAGGGCCCGCCAGCGGGCGGTGGCCGCCCGATGA
- the ruvA gene encoding Holliday junction branch migration protein RuvA, with the protein MIASLRGTASHVGLDRIVVDVHGVGLLVHTPPAVAAGCRHGAEVELATSMVVREDSMTLYGFSAVGERDTFELAQTVTGVGPRVAMALLSVLSPEELATAVAADDITTLTKVPGIGRKGAERIALELRGKLPEVPGAAATAAPAVSGGWQDPVTEALVGLGYSAKQSADAVDKVSREGGESAPADVSTALKAALQVLAR; encoded by the coding sequence ATGATCGCCTCGCTGCGGGGGACCGCGAGCCACGTGGGGCTGGACCGGATCGTCGTCGACGTCCACGGCGTCGGACTGCTCGTGCACACTCCCCCGGCCGTCGCGGCCGGCTGCCGCCACGGGGCCGAGGTGGAGCTGGCGACGAGCATGGTCGTGCGCGAGGACTCGATGACCCTCTACGGCTTCTCCGCGGTGGGGGAGCGCGACACCTTCGAGCTCGCCCAGACCGTCACCGGGGTCGGGCCCCGCGTGGCCATGGCCCTGCTGTCCGTCCTCAGTCCCGAGGAGCTGGCCACGGCCGTCGCCGCCGACGACATCACCACCCTGACCAAGGTCCCGGGCATCGGCAGGAAGGGGGCGGAGCGCATCGCCCTCGAGCTGCGCGGCAAGCTGCCCGAGGTGCCCGGTGCGGCCGCGACGGCGGCGCCCGCCGTTTCGGGCGGCTGGCAGGACCCGGTCACCGAGGCGCTGGTCGGCCTCGGGTACTCGGCCAAGCAGTCCGCCGATGCGGTCGACAAGGTCTCCCGGGAGGGCGGCGAGAGCGCCCCGGCCGATGTCTCCACCGCCCTCAAGGCGGCCCTGCAGGTGCTGGCGCGATGA